One window from the genome of Sardina pilchardus chromosome 12, fSarPil1.1, whole genome shotgun sequence encodes:
- the LOC134097888 gene encoding heparan sulfate glucosamine 3-O-sulfotransferase 5, whose product MLFKQQVLLRQKLFVLGSLAIGSLLYLVARVGTLDRLQPICPIESRLAPPGLADQISLRTLQYKRSLLHELRKGNATKEQIRLHNLVQQLPRAIIIGVRKGGTRALLEMLNLHPAVVKASQEIHFFDNDQNYARGIDWYRGKMPFSFPHQITIEKSPAYFITEEVPERIFKMNSSIKLLIIVREPTTRAVSDYTQVLEGKERKNKTYHKFEKLAIDANTCEVNTKYKAVRTSIYTKHLERWLKYFPVEQFHIVDGDRLITDPLPELQLVERFLNLPSRISQYNLYFNATRGFYCLRFNIVFSKCLAGSKGRTHPEVDPAVVAKLRKFFHPFNQKFYQITGRTFNWP is encoded by the exons ATGCTATTCAAACAGCAGGTGTTGCTTAGACAGAAACTCTTCGTGCTGGGCAGCCTTGCTATTGGGAGTCTCCTGTATCTAGTGGCCAGGGTTGGGACCTTGGATAG gctacagccaATTTGCCCCATTGAGAGTAGACTGGCCCCTCCTGGCCTTGCAGACCAGATCTCCTTAAGGACCCTGCAGTACAAGCGCAGCCTGCTCCACGAGCTCCGCAAAGGCAATGCCACCAAGGAGCAGATCCGCCTGCACAACCTGGTGCAGCAGCTACCCAGAGCCATCATCATTGGGGTGCGCAAAGGGGGCACCAGGGCCTTGCTGGAGATGCTCAACCTGCACCCGGCCGTGGTCAAGGCCTCCCAGGAGATCCACTTCTTCGACAACGACCAGAACTACGCCCGCGGCATCGACTGGTACCGGGGGAAGATGCCCTTTTCTTTCCCCCACCAGATCACCATTGAGAAGAGCCCGGCCTACTTCATCACCGAGGAGGTTCCCGAGCGCATCTTCAAGATGAACTCCTCCATCAAGCTGCTCATCATCGTGCGCGAGCCCACCACGCGCGCCGTGTCCGACTACACGCAGGTGCTGGAGGGCAAGGAGCGCAAGAACAAGACTTACCACAAGTTCGAGAAGCTGGCCATCGACGCCAACACCTGCGAGGTGAACACCAAGTACAAAGCGGTGCGCACCAGCATCTACACAAAGCACCTGGAGCGCTGGCTGAAGTACTTCCCCGTGGAGCAGTTCCACATCGTGGATGGGGACCGGCTGATCACGGACCCCCTCCCGGAGCTGCAGCTGGTGGAGCGCTTCCTCAACCTGCCCTCGCGCATCAGCCAGTACAACCTGTACTTTAACGCCACGCGGGGATTCTACTGCCTGCGCTTTAACATTGTCTTCAGCAAGTGCCTGGCAGGCAGCAAGGGGCGCACTCACCCAGAGGTGGACCCTGCGGTGGTGGCCAAACTAAGGAAGTTCTTCCACCCGTTCAATCAGAAGTTTTACCAGATCACAGGCAGGACTTTCAACTGGCCCTGA
- the LOC134097857 gene encoding histone deacetylase 2, with the protein MAYTLSTGTKKKVCYYYDGDIGNYYYGQGHPMKPHRIRMTHNLLLNYGLYRKMEIYRPHKATAEEMTKYHSDDYIKFLRSIRPDNMSEFSKQMQRFNVGEDCPVFDGLFEFCQLSTGGSAAGAVKLNRQQTDIAVNWAGGLHHAKKSEASGFCYVNDIVLAILELLKYHQRVLYIDIDIHHGDGVEEAFYTTDRVMTVSFHKYGEYFPGTGDLRDIGAGKGKYYAVNFPLRDGIDDESYEQIFKPVMAKVMEMYQPSAVVLQCGADSLSGDRLGCFNLTIRGHAKCVEYMKSFNLPLLMLGGGGYTIRNVARCWTYETAVALDTDIPDELPYNDYFEYFGPDFKLHISPSNMTNQNTNEYMDKIKQRLFENLRMLPHAPGVQMQAIPEDSIPDDNVDEDTEDPDKRLSIRASDKRIACDEEFSDSEDEGEGGRRNVANHKKGAKRARVEEDKKEVEEKKVEVKEEEKAKETSTEKTDTKSVKSEQTSSA; encoded by the exons ATGGCTTACACGCTTTCAACTGGTACCAAAAAGAAGGTCTGCTACTATTATGACG GTGATATTGGGAACTACTATTATGGCCAAGGGCACCCTATGAAACCCCATAGGATTCGCATGACTCACAACCTGCTGTTGAACTATGGACTGTACAGGAAAATGGAGATATAT AGGCCACATAAGGCCACTGCAGAAGAAATGACAAAGTACCACAGTGATGACTACATCAAATTTCTGCGCTCCATTCGTCCAGACAACATGTCAGAGTTCAGCAAGCAGATGCAGCGCT tCAATGTTGGGGAGGACTGCCCAGTGTTCGATGGGTTGTTTGAGTTCTGCCAGCTCTCCACAGGTGGCTCAGCCG CTGGAGCTGTGAAGTTGAACAGACAGCAGACGGACATCGCTGTGAACTGGGCAGGCGGTCTCCACCATGCCAAGAAGTCGGAGGCCTCGGGGTTCTGTTACGTTAATGACATTGTCCTTGCCATTCTGGAGTTGCTCAA GTATCATCAAAGAGTGCTCTACATTGACATCGACATCCATCATGGTGATGGGGTGGAGGAGGCCTTCTACACCACTGACCGAGTCATGACCGTGTCCTTCCATAAGTACGGAGAGTATTTCCCGGGGACAGGAGACCTCAGG GATATTGGCGCTGGAAAGGGCAAGTACTATGCGGTCAACTTCCCCCTGAGAGACGGTATTGATGATGAATCTTACGAGCAGATATTCAAGCCA gTGATGGCCAAGGTGATGGAGATGTACCAGCCCAGTGCAGTGGTTCTGCAGTGTGGTGCAGACTCTCTGTCAGGAGACAGGCTGGGCTGCTTCAACCTCACCATCCGTG GCCATGCCAAGTGTGTGGAGTACATGAAGTCCTTCAACCTGCCTCTGCTCATGCTGGGGGGAGGCGGCTACACCATCCGCAACGTGGCCCGCTGCTGGACCTACGAGACCGCCGTCGCCCTGGACACTGACATCCCTGACG aGCTTCCATACAATGACTACTTTGAGTACTTTGGCCCAGACTTCAAGCTGCACATCAGTCCATCCAACATGACCAACCAGAACACTAACGAGTACATGGACAAAATCAA GCAGCGTCTGTTTGAGAACCTGCGCATGCTGCCCCACGCTCCGGGCGTGCAGATGCAGGCCATCCCAGAGGACAGCATCCCCGACGACAACGTGGACGAGGACACCGAGGACCCCGACAAGCGCTTGTCCA TCCGTGCGTCTGATAAGAGGATAGCGTGTGACGAGGAGTTCTCCGACTCTGAGGACGAGGGAGAGGGCGGCCGCAGGAACGTGGCCAATCACAAGAAAGGAGCCAAGCGAGCCCGCGTGGAGGAGGACAagaaagaggtggaggagaagaaagtTG aagtgaaggaggaggagaaggccaaGGAGACTAGCACAGAGAAGACGGACACAAAAAG CGTGAAGAGCGAACAGACCAGCAGTGCCTGA